The Microlunatus antarcticus DNA segment CTTCATCCCGTGGGCCCCGATCGCGTCGGGCTCGCTGGCGAAGCCGGGCGGCGCGCTCGACCAGGTGGCGAAGGAGCACCCCGGCGTGACGACCTCGCAGCTGGCGCTGGCCTGGCTGCTGCGCCGGTCGCCGGTCATCGTCCCCATCCCCGGGACCGGGTCGGTCGCGCACCTCGAGGAGAACCTCGCGGCGGCCGACGTCGAGCTCACCGACGAGCAGTTCCAAGCGCTGTCGGACGCGGCCTAGGCGTGCGCATCCGCGAGGCGACCGCCGGTGACTGGTCGGCCATCCACCCGATCTTCGCCGCGGTCGTCTCCGCGGGCACGACGTACGTCTACCCGCTCGGCCTGTCGTCGGAGGAGGCCCGAGCCCTCTGGATGGGCCAGGGCCACGTCGTGGTCGCCGTCGAGGAGGACGAGGCGGCCGACGGCACAGTCCTGGGCTCGGCGGTGATGGGGCCGAACCGGATGGGACGGGGCGCCCACGTGGCGACGGCGAGCTTCATGGTCTCCGAGCACACCCGCGGTCGCGGGGTGGGTCGCGCGCTGGGGGAGCACATGCTCGCCTGGGCGGGCGCCGAGGGCTTCCGGGCCGTGCAGTTCAACGCGGTGGTCGAGACGAACACGGCGGCGGTCGCCCTGTGGCGCTCGCTCGGCTTCACGGTGATCGGCACCGTCCCGGAGGCCTTCGACCACCCCGAGCACGGCTACGTCGGGCTGCACGTCATGCATCGCTTCCTGCCCTGACCCCGACCGTCAGCATCGGCGCGCCGAGCCGGGCGGTGTCGACGGTGACGCCGAGCCCGGGTCCGTCGGGCAACGAGCCGAAGCCGTCGACCGAGCGCGGCTGGTACCCGGCGACGTGGCCGTCGGTCCAGTCGTTGAAGAACGACGTCATGAACAGCGACTCCGGGCGCGTGCTCGCGGCCAGCTGGCTCACGGCGGCGGTGATGACGTCGCCGCCCCACATGTCCTCCAGCGACACACGCAGCCCGAGCTCCTGCATCGCGTCGCGCAGCAGCGCCGTCCGGGTGAGGCCGCCGACCCGGCTGATCTTGAGATTCACCGAGACCGCACCCGCGTCCTGCTTCGCCGCCCACAGGTCGGCTAGGGTCGAGACCGACTCGTCGAGCACCAGCGGCAGCGGCGACCCGCGGTGGGCCAGCGCGGAGTCGGCGGTCGTGCGGCAGGGCTGCTCGACGAACACCGGCAGGTCGGCCATCCCGTGCACGGCCACGCGTGCCGAGGCGAGGTCCCAGCCACCGTTCGCGTCGGCGACGACCACCGTGCTCTCCCCGCCCGCCCCGACGCAGGCACGCGTCCGGGCGACGTCGGTGCGGGGCTCGTTGCCGACCTTGAGCTGGAACCGTTCGATCCCGGCGGCGCGACGGCCC contains these protein-coding regions:
- a CDS encoding GNAT family N-acetyltransferase, with product MRIREATAGDWSAIHPIFAAVVSAGTTYVYPLGLSSEEARALWMGQGHVVVAVEEDEAADGTVLGSAVMGPNRMGRGAHVATASFMVSEHTRGRGVGRALGEHMLAWAGAEGFRAVQFNAVVETNTAAVALWRSLGFTVIGTVPEAFDHPEHGYVGLHVMHRFLP
- a CDS encoding mandelate racemase/muconate lactonizing enzyme family protein, which codes for MKIIGIDVHSYAVGYVHGTYVMSGGRAATHEDGTLVRLRTDEGLDGWGEVTTLGRTYLPTSPGTIRAGLAELAPSLLGLDPTRPSLVNRVMDATLLGQPYAKSAVDIACWDLAGRALDRPVADLLGGVLTERWPLYEAVPLGAPAAMAEFVQGRRAAGIERFQLKVGNEPRTDVARTRACVGAGGESTVVVADANGGWDLASARVAVHGMADLPVFVEQPCRTTADSALAHRGSPLPLVLDESVSTLADLWAAKQDAGAVSVNLKISRVGGLTRTALLRDAMQELGLRVSLEDMWGGDVITAAVSQLAASTRPESLFMTSFFNDWTDGHVAGYQPRSVDGFGSLPDGPGLGVTVDTARLGAPMLTVGVRAGSDA